A window from Primulina huaijiensis isolate GDHJ02 chromosome 13, ASM1229523v2, whole genome shotgun sequence encodes these proteins:
- the LOC140991070 gene encoding vacuolar protein sorting-associated protein 2 homolog 1-like, with amino-acid sequence MSFLFGKRKTPAELLRENKRMLDKSIREIERERQGLQTQEKKLIADIKKSAKQGQMGAVKVMAKDLIRTRHQIEKFYKLKSQLQGVSLRIQTLKSTQSMGEAMKGVTKAMGQMNRQMNLPSLQKIMQEFERQNEKMELVSEVMDDAIDDALEGDEEEEETEELVNQVLDEIGIDINSELVNAPSATVAASNAKNKVPQAEATGDDDGGIDSDLQARLDNLRKM; translated from the exons AACTTCTGCGGGAAAATAAGAGAATGCTTGATAAATCAATTAGGGAAATAGAAAGGGAGAGACAAGGGCTACAAACACAAGAGAAAAAACTTATAGCGGACATAAAGAAAAGTGCAAAGCAGGGGCAGATG GGAGCTGTAAAGGTGATGGCCAAAGATCTTATTAGGACTCGACATCAGATTGAAAAGTTCTACAAGCTGAAATCTCAACTTCAAGGCGTGTCCCTAAGAATTCAG acATTAAAATCGACACAATCGATGGGGGAGGCGATGAAAGGCGTCACCAAGGCAATGGGGCAAATGAATAGGCAGATGAACCTTCCATCACTGCAGAAGATAATGCAAGAATTTGAAAGACAGAATGAGAAAATGGAACTAGTTAGTGAGGTGATGGATGATGCTATCGACGATGCATTGGAAGGAgatgaggaagaagaagaaacagAAGAGTTGGTAAATCAGGTTCTTGATGAAATTGGCATTGATATCAACTCTGAG CTTGTTAATGCACCTTCTGCCACAGTCGCTGCCTCAAATGCAAAGAATAAGGTTCCACAAGCTGAGGCGACAGGAGATGATGATGGTGGAATAGACAGTGACCTACAGGCCAGGTTGGACAATTTGAGGAAAATGTGA
- the LOC140991071 gene encoding uncharacterized protein, whose product MASTSTLSMAVPLTGAILKRQPPSADGFLKPLPLKLSSNGVTVSKRVGKFELNASWKEKVATGFTAGALTASMVVPDVAEAASGVSPSLKNFLLSIVAGGVVLFALVGAVIGVSNFDPVKRS is encoded by the coding sequence atggccTCCACTTCCACCTTGTCGATGGCGGTGCCACTCACTGGTGCCATTCTAAAGAGGCAGCCGCCAAGTGCAGATGGGTTCTTGAAGCCATTGCCGTTGAAGCTATCATCAAATGGTGTAACGGTGTCGAAACGAGTTGGGAAATTTGAATTGAATGCTTCATGGAAGGAGAAGGTGGCAACCGGATTCACAGCAGGTGCTTTGACTGCTTCGATGGTCGTACCCGACGTGGCGGAGGCGGCTAGCGGCGTTTCGCCGTCACTGAAGAACTTCTTGCTGAGCATTGTGGCTGGTGGTGTTGTCCTATTTGCCCTAGTTGGGGCGGTGATTGGTGTATCCAACTTTGATCCTGTCAAGCGGAGCTGA
- the LOC140991069 gene encoding small ribosomal subunit protein uS3x gives MATQMSKKRKFVADGVFFAELNEVLMRELAEDGYSGVEVRVTPMRTEIIIRATRTQNVLGEKGRRIRELTSVVQKRFKFPENSVELYAEKVNNRGLCAIAQAESLRYKLLGGLAVRRACYGVLRFVMESGAKGCEVIVSGKLRAQRAKSMKFKDGYMISSGQPVKEYIDAAVRHVLLRQGVLGIKVKIMLDWDPKGKQGPMTPLPDLVTIHPPKEEEVFRPATVQTTEVEV, from the exons ATGGCTACTCAGATGAGCAAAAAGCGAAAG TTTGTGGCTGATGGAGTGTTCTTTGCGGAGCTCAACGAGGTGTTGATGCGTGAGCTGGCCGAGGATGGGTATTCTGGGGTAGAGGTCAGAGTTACTCCCATGAGGACGGAGATTATCATCCGTGCAACACGCACACAGAATGTTCTTG GCGAGAAGGGGAGGAGGATTAGGGAGCTCACCTCTGTAGTACAGAAGAGGTTCAAGTTTCCAGAGAACAGCGTTGAGCTTTATGCTGAGAAGGTGAACAACAGGGGGCTATGTGCCATTGCGCAGGCCGAGTCCCTTCGGTATAAGCTCCTTGGTGGCCTTGCTGTGAGGCG GGCGTGCTATGGTGTTTTAAGATTTGTTATGGAGAGTGGAGCCAAGGGTTGTGAG GTAATTGTTAGTGGAAAATTGAGGGCTCAACGTGCTAAATCCATGAAGTTCAAAGATGGCTACATGATTTCATCTGGTCAGCCAGTCAAAGAATACATTGACGCTGCTGTGAGACATGTTCTGCTTAGACAG GGTGTACTCGGTATCAAGGTTAAAATCATGCTCGACTGGGATCCGAAAGGAAAGCAAGGTCCTATGACTCCTCTACCTGACCTTGTCACAATTCATCCTCCAAAGGAAGAAGAAGTTTTCAGGCCAGCCACAGTTCAAACAACCGAAGTTGAAGTTTGA
- the LOC140991295 gene encoding protein ELF4-LIKE 3-like: MEGGAFSSEHGEMLLTFQKSIVQVQNILDQNKLLINEISQNQESKIPDDLSRNARLIRELNDNVRRVVDLYSNLSNNLTRTTEINSVDQGESNGRAAGNNLLNSETDIKDYLEKVKARGFL, from the coding sequence ATGGAGGGGGGTGCATTTTCATCTGAACATGGCGAAATGTTGCTGACTTTTCAGAAGAGCATCGTGCAAGTTCAGAACATATTGGATCAAAACAAGCTACTGATCAATGAGATTAGTCAGAACCAGGAGTCCAAGATTCCTGATGATCTGAGCAGGAATGCGCGTTTGATTCGAGAACTCAACGACAACGTCAGACGTGTCGTTGATCTTTACTCCAATCTCTCGAATAATTTAACGAGAACGACCGAGATTAATTCAGTTGATCAAGGAGAATCAAATGGAAGAGCAGCTGGGAATAACTTGCTTAACTCGGAAACAGACATAAAAGATTATTTGGAGAAAGTAAAAGCTCGAGGCTTTTTATAA
- the LOC140991806 gene encoding growth-regulating factor 4-like isoform X2 has product MMNTARSSTFPFTAVQWQELEHQALVFKYMVSGLPIPPDLLFTIRRSLDPSVNASKFLLHQPQHFGWNCFEMGFGRKMDPEPGRCRRTDGKKWRCSKEAYPDSKYCERHMHRGRNRSRKPVEVNPINATSITKNTHSFSSSDLESHFLYPHLGSTRPAGVRFPSSQDNTANFFMESSASSNPPPKDCRNSYGQGIILTMGSSVSQMKHTEYSCDVSLNVDQPKKMMHRFLDEHPHKKDTDHSWPNNPEEKRATQESTQLSISPAPNSLHNFFMTHK; this is encoded by the exons ATGATGAATACTGCAAGAAGTAGTACATTCCCTTTTACCGCAGTTCAATGGCAAGAACTTGAACACCAAGCTCTTGTTTTCAAGTACATGGTTTCAGGCTTGCCCATCCCACCAGATCTCCTCTTCACCATTAGAAGAAGTTTGGATCCTTCTGTTAATGCCTCAAAGTTCCTCCTCCACCAGCCACAACATT TTGGATGGAATTGTTTTGAAATGGGATTTGGAAGAAAAATGGATCCAGAACCAGGGAGGTGTAGAAGAACGGATGGGAAGAAGTGGAGGTGCTCTAAAGAGGCGTATCCTGATTCCAAGTACTGTGAAAGACACATGCACAGAGGCAGAAACCGTTCAAGAAAGCCTGTGGAAGTTAATCCAATAAACGCAACATCAATCACCAAAAACACACACTCTTTTTCTTCATCTGATCTTGAATCCCACTTTCTTTATCCGCACTTGGGCTCCACTAGACCTGCAGGGGTTCGCTTTCCATCATCTCAAGACAACACAGCTAATTTTTTCATGGAATCCAGTGCTTCTTCCAATCCACCTCCCAAAGATTGCAG GAACAGTTACGGACAAGGAATAATTCTTACAATGGGTTCATCAGTGTCCCAAATGAAACACACAGAATATTCTTGTGATGTGTCTTTGAACGTTGATCAGCCCAAGAAAATGATGCATCGTTTTCTCGATGAACATCCACACAAAAAGGATACTGATCATTCTTGGCCGAATAATCCCGAGGAAAAAAGGGCAACCCAAGAGAGTACTCAGCTCTCTATTTCCCCAGCACCGAACTCTTTGCACAACTTCTTCATGACACATAAATG a
- the LOC140991806 gene encoding growth-regulating factor 2-like isoform X1, with the protein MMNTARSSTFPFTAVQWQELEHQALVFKYMVSGLPIPPDLLFTIRRSLDPSVNASKFLLHQPQHFGWNCFEMGFGRKMDPEPGRCRRTDGKKWRCSKEAYPDSKYCERHMHRGRNRSRKPVEVNPINATSITKNTHSFSSSDLESHFLYPHLGSTRPAGVRFPSSQDNTANFFMESSASSNPPPKDCRNSYGQGIILTMGSSVSQMKHTEYSCDVSLNVDQPKKMMHRFLDEHPHKKDTDHSWPNNPEEKRATQESTQLSISPAPNSLHNFFMTHKWYKLTILHA; encoded by the exons ATGATGAATACTGCAAGAAGTAGTACATTCCCTTTTACCGCAGTTCAATGGCAAGAACTTGAACACCAAGCTCTTGTTTTCAAGTACATGGTTTCAGGCTTGCCCATCCCACCAGATCTCCTCTTCACCATTAGAAGAAGTTTGGATCCTTCTGTTAATGCCTCAAAGTTCCTCCTCCACCAGCCACAACATT TTGGATGGAATTGTTTTGAAATGGGATTTGGAAGAAAAATGGATCCAGAACCAGGGAGGTGTAGAAGAACGGATGGGAAGAAGTGGAGGTGCTCTAAAGAGGCGTATCCTGATTCCAAGTACTGTGAAAGACACATGCACAGAGGCAGAAACCGTTCAAGAAAGCCTGTGGAAGTTAATCCAATAAACGCAACATCAATCACCAAAAACACACACTCTTTTTCTTCATCTGATCTTGAATCCCACTTTCTTTATCCGCACTTGGGCTCCACTAGACCTGCAGGGGTTCGCTTTCCATCATCTCAAGACAACACAGCTAATTTTTTCATGGAATCCAGTGCTTCTTCCAATCCACCTCCCAAAGATTGCAG GAACAGTTACGGACAAGGAATAATTCTTACAATGGGTTCATCAGTGTCCCAAATGAAACACACAGAATATTCTTGTGATGTGTCTTTGAACGTTGATCAGCCCAAGAAAATGATGCATCGTTTTCTCGATGAACATCCACACAAAAAGGATACTGATCATTCTTGGCCGAATAATCCCGAGGAAAAAAGGGCAACCCAAGAGAGTACTCAGCTCTCTATTTCCCCAGCACCGAACTCTTTGCACAACTTCTTCATGACACATAAATGGTATAAACTAACAATTCTTCATGCATAA
- the LOC140991323 gene encoding MOB kinase activator-like 1A, translated as MSLFGIGSRNQKTFRPKKSSPSGSKGLQLKKHIDATLGSGNLREAVRLPLGEDLNEWLAVNTVDFFNQVNILYGTLTEFCTSLTCPTMSAGQKYEYRWADGITVKKPMEVSAPKYVEYLMGWIEAQLDDESIFPQKFGTPFPHNFLDVVKTILKRLFRVYAHVYHSHFQTIVDLKEEAHLNTCFKHFVLFTWEFKLIDRGELAPLQEIVESILQC; from the exons ATGAGTCTTTTTGGGATTGGAAGCAG AAATCAGAAAACATTTCGTCCCAAGAAGAGTTCTCCTTCTGGAAGTAAG GGCTTGCAACTTAAGAAGCACATTGATGCCACTTTGGGCAGCGGCAATTTGAGGGAGGCTGTGAGACTTCCACTCGGCGAGGATCTTAACGAGTGGTTGGCAGTAAATA CTGTGGACTTTTTTAATCAAGTAAATATCTTGTATGGCACTCTCACAGAGTTCTGCACATCGTTAACGTGTCCAACAATGTCGGCCGGACAAAA GTACGAATACAGATGGGCAGATGGGATCACCGTGAAGAAACCTATGGAGGTTTCTGCTCCAAAATATGTCGAGTATTTAATGGGCTGGATCGAAGCTCAGCTTGATGACGAGTCCATTTTCCCTCAGAAATTTG GCACACCTTTTCCACACAACTTCTTAGATGTCGTAAAAACCATACTAAAGAGGTTGTTCCGTGTGTATGCACACGTCTATCACTCCCACTTCCAGACGATAGTGGATCTCAAAGAAGAAGCACATCTCAATACTTGCTTCAAGCACTTTGTTCTGTTTACGTGG GAATTCAAACTAATCGACAGGGGAGAGCTCGCGCCACTGCAAGAGATTGTTGAGTCTATCTTGCAGTGTTAG
- the LOC140991322 gene encoding GCN5-related N-acetyltransferase 6, chloroplastic-like isoform X1: MKIAVTSNGQAFLPTMSAAVALQSPDFSRNSSHGIRVHHTISSSWAMVSSKSTPATKEKELSEDLRKLSTPETDKFSPLNIKFDRLQRADQVAIQGDGLEYGQFVAREAQIDEEYWAAAWLRADAHWENQENDRYAESYKKKFAEQEFNSLKTRCKAQLEEKCNCIVMANKEDRTVKHNAPKSVIGTVDLSYGYLSHGQSFPGERIKAPLFGFVDRKPSSKFGYIANLCVAKSARRKGIARNMLQFAISLAKEHGKHREPESLYGVKQVFVHVHGNNKPAQVLYQKMEFEVVDAATFQLSSHQTYLLCFENSNY; this comes from the exons ATGAAAATAGCCGTAACCTCAAACGGCCAAGCTTTCTTGCCTAC CATGTCTGCAGCCGTTGCTCTGCAAAGCCCGGATTTCTCAAGAAATTCGAGCCATGGGATACGAGTTCATCATACGATTTCATCGTCTTGGGCAAT GGTGAGCTCGAAGTCTACCCCGGCAACCAAGGAAAAAGAATTATCAGAAGACCTTCGTAAACTATCCACTCCTGAAACTGATAAATTCAGTCCTTTAAACATCAAATTCGACAGATTGCAGCGAGCAGATCAAGTGGCTATTCAAGGAGACGGACTCGAGTATGGGCAGTTTGTGGCACGCGAAGCTCAAATTGATGAAGAATATTGG GCAGCAGCATGGCTTAGGGCTGATGCTCATTGGGAGAACCAAGAAAATGACCG ATATGCTGAaagttacaaaaaaaaatttgcagaaCAG GAGTTCAATTCGTTGAAAACCAGATGCAAAGCACAACTTGAAGAGAAATGCAATTGCATCGTGATG GCGAACAAGGAGGATCGAACCGTGAAGCATAATGCACCGAAGAGTGTCATTGGAACCGTGGATTTGAGCTATGGATATTTGTCACACGGGCAGTCCTTTCCAGGG GAACGGATTAAAGCTCCTCTTTTTGGCTTTGTCGACAGAAAACCATCCAGTAAATTTGGTTACATCGCAAACTTATGTGTTGCAAAGTCAGCACGTCGTAAGGGTATTGCAAGAAACATGCTGCAATTTGCCATTTCCCTTGCAAAAGAGCATGGTAAGCACAGGGAACCAGAATCGCTTTATG GTGTAAAGCAGGTGTTTGTGCATGTTCATGGAAATAATAAACCAGCTCAGGTTCTTTATCAAAAGATGGAATTTGAG GTAGTTGATGCAGCAACCTTTCAACTTTCTTCTCATCAAACCTACTTGCTTTGCTTTGAAAATTCGAACTACTAA
- the LOC140991322 gene encoding GCN5-related N-acetyltransferase 6, chloroplastic-like isoform X2, whose protein sequence is MKIAVTSNGQAFLPTMSAAVALQSPDFSRNSSHGIRVHHTISSSWAMVSSKSTPATKEKELSEDLRKLSTPETDKFSPLNIKFDRLQRADQVAIQGDGLEYGQFVAREAQIDEEYWAAAWLRADAHWENQENDRYAESYKKKFAEQEFNSLKTRCKAQLEEKCNCIVMANKEDRTVKHNAPKSVIGTVDLSYGYLSHGQSFPGERIKAPLFGFVDRKPSSKFGYIANLCVAKSARRKGIARNMLQFAISLAKEHGVKQVFVHVHGNNKPAQVLYQKMEFEVVDAATFQLSSHQTYLLCFENSNY, encoded by the exons ATGAAAATAGCCGTAACCTCAAACGGCCAAGCTTTCTTGCCTAC CATGTCTGCAGCCGTTGCTCTGCAAAGCCCGGATTTCTCAAGAAATTCGAGCCATGGGATACGAGTTCATCATACGATTTCATCGTCTTGGGCAAT GGTGAGCTCGAAGTCTACCCCGGCAACCAAGGAAAAAGAATTATCAGAAGACCTTCGTAAACTATCCACTCCTGAAACTGATAAATTCAGTCCTTTAAACATCAAATTCGACAGATTGCAGCGAGCAGATCAAGTGGCTATTCAAGGAGACGGACTCGAGTATGGGCAGTTTGTGGCACGCGAAGCTCAAATTGATGAAGAATATTGG GCAGCAGCATGGCTTAGGGCTGATGCTCATTGGGAGAACCAAGAAAATGACCG ATATGCTGAaagttacaaaaaaaaatttgcagaaCAG GAGTTCAATTCGTTGAAAACCAGATGCAAAGCACAACTTGAAGAGAAATGCAATTGCATCGTGATG GCGAACAAGGAGGATCGAACCGTGAAGCATAATGCACCGAAGAGTGTCATTGGAACCGTGGATTTGAGCTATGGATATTTGTCACACGGGCAGTCCTTTCCAGGG GAACGGATTAAAGCTCCTCTTTTTGGCTTTGTCGACAGAAAACCATCCAGTAAATTTGGTTACATCGCAAACTTATGTGTTGCAAAGTCAGCACGTCGTAAGGGTATTGCAAGAAACATGCTGCAATTTGCCATTTCCCTTGCAAAAGAGCATG GTGTAAAGCAGGTGTTTGTGCATGTTCATGGAAATAATAAACCAGCTCAGGTTCTTTATCAAAAGATGGAATTTGAG GTAGTTGATGCAGCAACCTTTCAACTTTCTTCTCATCAAACCTACTTGCTTTGCTTTGAAAATTCGAACTACTAA
- the LOC140991322 gene encoding GCN5-related N-acetyltransferase 6, chloroplastic-like isoform X3, which translates to MSAAVALQSPDFSRNSSHGIRVHHTISSSWAMVSSKSTPATKEKELSEDLRKLSTPETDKFSPLNIKFDRLQRADQVAIQGDGLEYGQFVAREAQIDEEYWAAAWLRADAHWENQENDRYAESYKKKFAEQEFNSLKTRCKAQLEEKCNCIVMANKEDRTVKHNAPKSVIGTVDLSYGYLSHGQSFPGERIKAPLFGFVDRKPSSKFGYIANLCVAKSARRKGIARNMLQFAISLAKEHGKHREPESLYGVKQVFVHVHGNNKPAQVLYQKMEFEVVDAATFQLSSHQTYLLCFENSNY; encoded by the exons ATGTCTGCAGCCGTTGCTCTGCAAAGCCCGGATTTCTCAAGAAATTCGAGCCATGGGATACGAGTTCATCATACGATTTCATCGTCTTGGGCAAT GGTGAGCTCGAAGTCTACCCCGGCAACCAAGGAAAAAGAATTATCAGAAGACCTTCGTAAACTATCCACTCCTGAAACTGATAAATTCAGTCCTTTAAACATCAAATTCGACAGATTGCAGCGAGCAGATCAAGTGGCTATTCAAGGAGACGGACTCGAGTATGGGCAGTTTGTGGCACGCGAAGCTCAAATTGATGAAGAATATTGG GCAGCAGCATGGCTTAGGGCTGATGCTCATTGGGAGAACCAAGAAAATGACCG ATATGCTGAaagttacaaaaaaaaatttgcagaaCAG GAGTTCAATTCGTTGAAAACCAGATGCAAAGCACAACTTGAAGAGAAATGCAATTGCATCGTGATG GCGAACAAGGAGGATCGAACCGTGAAGCATAATGCACCGAAGAGTGTCATTGGAACCGTGGATTTGAGCTATGGATATTTGTCACACGGGCAGTCCTTTCCAGGG GAACGGATTAAAGCTCCTCTTTTTGGCTTTGTCGACAGAAAACCATCCAGTAAATTTGGTTACATCGCAAACTTATGTGTTGCAAAGTCAGCACGTCGTAAGGGTATTGCAAGAAACATGCTGCAATTTGCCATTTCCCTTGCAAAAGAGCATGGTAAGCACAGGGAACCAGAATCGCTTTATG GTGTAAAGCAGGTGTTTGTGCATGTTCATGGAAATAATAAACCAGCTCAGGTTCTTTATCAAAAGATGGAATTTGAG GTAGTTGATGCAGCAACCTTTCAACTTTCTTCTCATCAAACCTACTTGCTTTGCTTTGAAAATTCGAACTACTAA
- the LOC140991322 gene encoding GCN5-related N-acetyltransferase 6, chloroplastic-like isoform X4 produces MKIAVTSNGQAFLPTMSAAVALQSPDFSRNSSHGIRVHHTISSSWAMVSSKSTPATKEKELSEDLRKLSTPETDKFSPLNIKFDRLQRADQVAIQGDGLEYGQFVAREAQIDEEYWAAAWLRADAHWENQENDRYAESYKKKFAEQEFNSLKTRCKAQLEEKCNCIVMANKEDRTVKHNAPKSVIGTVDLSYGYLSHGQSFPGVLLYSNTENHPVNLVTSQTYVLQSQHVVRVLQETCCNLPFPLQKSMVSTGNQNRFMVKYHLK; encoded by the exons ATGAAAATAGCCGTAACCTCAAACGGCCAAGCTTTCTTGCCTAC CATGTCTGCAGCCGTTGCTCTGCAAAGCCCGGATTTCTCAAGAAATTCGAGCCATGGGATACGAGTTCATCATACGATTTCATCGTCTTGGGCAAT GGTGAGCTCGAAGTCTACCCCGGCAACCAAGGAAAAAGAATTATCAGAAGACCTTCGTAAACTATCCACTCCTGAAACTGATAAATTCAGTCCTTTAAACATCAAATTCGACAGATTGCAGCGAGCAGATCAAGTGGCTATTCAAGGAGACGGACTCGAGTATGGGCAGTTTGTGGCACGCGAAGCTCAAATTGATGAAGAATATTGG GCAGCAGCATGGCTTAGGGCTGATGCTCATTGGGAGAACCAAGAAAATGACCG ATATGCTGAaagttacaaaaaaaaatttgcagaaCAG GAGTTCAATTCGTTGAAAACCAGATGCAAAGCACAACTTGAAGAGAAATGCAATTGCATCGTGATG GCGAACAAGGAGGATCGAACCGTGAAGCATAATGCACCGAAGAGTGTCATTGGAACCGTGGATTTGAGCTATGGATATTTGTCACACGGGCAGTCCTTTCCAGGGGTACTGCTGTACTCGAACACTG AAAACCATCCAGTAAATTTGGTTACATCGCAAACTTATGTGTTGCAAAGTCAGCACGTCGTAAGGGTATTGCAAGAAACATGCTGCAATTTGCCATTTCCCTTGCAAAAGAGCATGGTAAGCACAGGGAACCAGAATCGCTTTATGGTAAAGTATCACTTGAAGTAA
- the LOC140991324 gene encoding uncharacterized protein, with the protein MEGSTNGEEPKSWEDLYNINLMPSEIYLKFRREMQGIRVGVNLELCNAPLNDYHAKLVLKPLAPERMWKVILEPLQQDVQLVSKKIPVTKYLNLQVGVGHSFLHHAIGWKWKLSTCFGGDGMSRIRNKTSFGLCPGVDLRFGWRADYVLPEFTGGVGTDEPLFNMNSGRLEASLDRIEAIFTHGGGT; encoded by the exons ATGGAGGGGAGTACCAATGGTGAAGAACCCAAATCGTGGGAAGACCTATACAACATCAATTTGATGCCATCGGAGATCTACTTGAAGTTCCGAAGAGAAATGCAGGGGATTCGTGTTGGAGTTAACTTAGAG TTGTGTAACGCTCCTCTGAACGACTACCATGCAAAGCTGGTTTTGAAACCGTTGGCCCCTGAACGGATGTGGAAGGTAATATTGGAACCTTTGCAACAGGATGTGCAGCTTGTTTCTAAGAAGATACCTGTAACAAAATATCTGAATCTTCAG GTAGGTGTAGGCCATAGCTTTTTGCATCACGCAATTGGCTGGAAATGGAAGCTCTCTACGTGTTTTGGGGGAGATGGTATGTCAAGGATTAGAAATAAAACATCCTTTGGTTTGTGTCCAGGAGTGGATTTACGATTTGGTTGGAGGGCTGACTATGTTCTCCCAGAATTTACTGG GGGTGTGGGGACCGATGAACCGTTGTTCAACATGAACTCTGGTCGCTTAGAAGCATCTCTTGACAGAATTGAGGCCATTTTCACGCATGGTGGGGGAACATGA